One genomic window of Sodaliphilus pleomorphus includes the following:
- a CDS encoding HIRAN domain-containing protein: MIAKKLYYTDCHLAGRKYYDADEVWEKLKVGTLLHLEWDSSNTHDDNAVAVFYIDPDVTGDDGRYMLGYLPCSHNEVVAALLKMGWTQVMECRISKLDADAHPEAQVRLTLRIKRNGAREK; the protein is encoded by the coding sequence ATGATAGCAAAAAAATTGTATTACACCGATTGCCACCTCGCAGGGCGCAAGTATTATGATGCCGATGAGGTGTGGGAAAAGCTCAAAGTGGGCACCCTGCTCCACCTGGAGTGGGACAGCTCCAATACCCACGACGACAATGCCGTGGCCGTGTTCTACATCGACCCCGACGTGACCGGCGACGACGGCCGCTACATGCTGGGCTACCTGCCGTGCAGCCACAACGAGGTCGTGGCCGCGTTGCTCAAGATGGGCTGGACCCAAGTGATGGAGTGCCGCATCAGCAAGCTCGACGCCGATGCCCACCCCGAGGCGCAGGTGCGGCTCACCCTGCGCATCAAGCGAAACGGTGCTCGGGAAAAATAG
- a CDS encoding helix-turn-helix transcriptional regulator, with translation MKKPELFKEYIWLVNIIKHYRKISLQEINTLWLETEMSEGIPFARSTFNRHKDAIEDMFGIIIDCDRRDGYRYYIANEEVLGQHTVQNWMLSTLTVSNVIAAGMSLRGRILLESIPVQGKKLAVAIHAMRAGCCLMIDYRKYGSKQSRQFVVEPYCLKYFRQRWYILARYKKNGYYAMLSLDRIEDMLVSDVRFKLDPDFDAEEFFSAYYGVFVDDEVEITTVTLRAHGLEAYYLRDLPLHDSQRLVAHGDGWADYKLQLRPTADFIAKVVSRGSWLEVLSPQWVIDKVVAAHREAIERYEQKK, from the coding sequence ATGAAGAAACCCGAGTTGTTTAAAGAATACATCTGGCTTGTGAACATCATCAAGCACTACCGCAAAATCTCCTTGCAGGAAATCAACACCCTCTGGCTCGAGACCGAGATGAGCGAGGGCATCCCCTTTGCCCGCTCTACCTTCAACCGCCACAAGGATGCTATCGAAGACATGTTTGGCATCATCATCGACTGCGACCGTCGCGACGGCTACCGCTACTACATTGCCAACGAGGAGGTGCTGGGCCAGCACACGGTGCAGAACTGGATGCTCTCGACACTCACCGTGAGCAACGTCATCGCCGCTGGCATGTCGCTGCGCGGCCGCATCCTGCTCGAGTCTATCCCGGTGCAGGGCAAGAAGCTCGCCGTTGCCATTCATGCCATGCGCGCAGGCTGCTGCCTGATGATCGACTACCGCAAGTATGGCTCAAAGCAGTCGCGCCAGTTTGTTGTTGAGCCCTACTGCCTCAAGTACTTCCGCCAGCGATGGTACATCCTGGCCCGTTACAAGAAAAATGGCTACTATGCCATGCTCTCGCTCGACCGCATCGAGGACATGCTCGTGAGCGACGTGCGCTTTAAGCTCGACCCCGACTTTGACGCCGAAGAGTTTTTCTCGGCCTATTACGGCGTTTTTGTCGACGACGAGGTTGAGATCACTACCGTCACCTTGCGCGCCCACGGTCTTGAGGCCTACTACCTGCGCGACCTGCCCCTGCACGACTCGCAGCGGCTCGTGGCCCATGGCGACGGTTGGGCCGACTATAAATTGCAGCTTCGACCCACGGCCGACTTCATTGCCAAGGTCGTGTCGCGAGGCTCCTGGCTCGAGGTGCTCTCGCCACAGTGGGTGATCGACAAGGTGGTTGCGGCCCACAGGGAGGCTATAGAGCGCTACGAGCAAAAAAAATAG
- a CDS encoding transposase, with amino-acid sequence MKATFGTTKKGTWAYIQKSVRIDGKSTTKTVRRLGLLEDIRRKYGCQDPRQWVRDLAARMTEEEKAGRERISVDFYPGQTVGKGDLPLRAGGDLMLLPLYNRLGLPRMCAEIKKASKAKFDLDGILRTLVTGRMLFPCSKQRTLRKAQGLVRPPKFGEADMYRALSLLSGHIDDIQAGVYACSARFMERRDRVIYYDCTNYYFEIEDNDRDTVDIETGELVAGLRKRGKSKENRPSPIVQMGMFMDMDGIPLAFVVFPGNESEQATLQPLEDVLRRKFGLTEFVVSTDAGLASEGNRRYNMDQGRDYICVQSIPSLPAADRRAAVDPRGWRLGYCADGEKARLLREKYSDGGLYNLDVLREGGQADSSLLRQTTFYKEILVDKTVKCLNPQWLEARRENPGATPVDARGRRIRQWQSSSRAERVIVTYSHDFALFLRHKRAERLAAARKIVARGQANPRRSQQSPLNYIETIHKTDDGQTAVKTEMVINDDILGQEEKLDGFYAYATSLDDEATLVLKARSFHHEIEHLFRTTKTHLEARPVYLSRQDRIRSHFLVCFLALLLLKLLQKQLADSFPEAYKEHPLTVDQLIDTLQNLRFGQIQGLGYVPMFQRTSLTDQLQELAGVEVNKQIITKAAMNAFYRKVNKG; translated from the coding sequence ATGAAGGCGACATTCGGCACTACGAAGAAGGGCACGTGGGCTTACATCCAGAAGTCGGTGCGCATCGACGGCAAGTCTACCACCAAGACTGTCAGGCGGCTGGGGCTGCTTGAGGACATCAGGCGCAAGTACGGCTGCCAGGACCCGCGCCAGTGGGTCAGGGACCTGGCGGCCCGCATGACCGAGGAGGAGAAGGCCGGCAGGGAGCGCATTTCGGTTGACTTCTACCCGGGCCAGACCGTGGGCAAGGGCGACCTGCCTCTGCGGGCGGGCGGCGACCTGATGCTGCTGCCGCTTTACAACAGGCTCGGCCTGCCCCGCATGTGCGCCGAGATCAAGAAGGCGAGCAAGGCGAAGTTCGACCTCGACGGGATATTGAGGACGCTGGTCACGGGCCGTATGCTCTTCCCCTGCTCCAAGCAGAGGACGCTGCGGAAGGCGCAGGGGCTGGTGCGGCCTCCGAAGTTCGGCGAGGCCGACATGTACCGGGCCCTGAGCCTGCTCTCGGGCCACATCGACGACATCCAGGCCGGCGTCTACGCCTGCTCGGCCAGGTTCATGGAACGCAGGGACAGGGTGATCTACTACGACTGCACCAACTACTACTTCGAGATCGAGGACAACGACAGGGACACGGTGGACATAGAGACCGGCGAGCTCGTGGCCGGGCTGCGCAAGCGCGGCAAGTCGAAGGAGAACCGGCCCAGCCCCATCGTGCAGATGGGCATGTTCATGGACATGGACGGCATCCCGCTGGCCTTCGTGGTCTTCCCGGGCAACGAGTCGGAGCAGGCCACGCTCCAGCCGCTCGAGGATGTGCTGAGGCGCAAGTTCGGCCTGACCGAGTTCGTCGTCTCCACCGACGCCGGCCTGGCCTCGGAGGGCAACCGGCGCTACAACATGGACCAGGGCCGCGACTACATCTGCGTCCAGTCGATCCCCTCGCTGCCCGCCGCCGACCGCCGGGCCGCCGTCGACCCCAGGGGCTGGAGGCTGGGCTACTGCGCCGACGGGGAAAAGGCCAGGCTGCTGCGCGAGAAGTACTCCGACGGCGGCCTCTACAACCTGGACGTGCTGCGCGAGGGCGGCCAGGCTGACAGCTCCCTGCTGCGCCAGACCACATTCTACAAGGAGATACTTGTCGACAAAACCGTGAAATGCCTCAACCCGCAGTGGCTCGAGGCCCGCAGGGAGAACCCCGGCGCAACGCCCGTCGACGCCCGGGGGCGACGCATCAGGCAATGGCAAAGCTCCTCCAGGGCCGAGAGGGTCATCGTCACCTACAGCCACGACTTCGCCCTCTTCCTCAGGCACAAGCGCGCCGAGCGCCTCGCGGCGGCCAGGAAGATAGTGGCCAGGGGGCAGGCCAACCCGCGCCGCTCGCAGCAGTCGCCGCTCAACTACATAGAGACCATACACAAGACCGACGACGGACAGACGGCCGTCAAGACCGAGATGGTCATCAATGACGACATCCTCGGACAGGAGGAGAAGCTCGACGGCTTCTACGCCTACGCCACCTCGCTCGATGACGAGGCCACGCTCGTGCTCAAGGCACGCTCCTTCCATCACGAGATAGAGCACCTGTTCCGCACCACCAAGACCCACCTCGAGGCCCGGCCCGTCTACCTCTCCAGGCAGGACCGCATCCGCTCCCACTTCCTCGTCTGCTTCCTCGCACTGCTGCTGCTCAAGCTCCTGCAAAAGCAGCTGGCCGACTCGTTCCCCGAGGCCTACAAGGAGCACCCCCTGACCGTCGACCAGCTGATCGACACTCTCCAGAACCTGCGCTTCGGACAAATCCAGGGACTGGGATACGTGCCCATGTTCCAGCGCACCAGCCTCACCGACCAACTGCAAGAGCTTGCCGGTGTGGAAGTTAACAAACAGATAATCACAAAAGCAGCGATGAACGCGTTCTACCGAAAGGTTAACAAAGGTTAA
- a CDS encoding flavin reductase family protein produces the protein MKQNWRPGTMIYPLPALLVTCGAVPEEYNVLTAAWTGTICSDPAMCYVSVRPERYSHDIIERNMAFTLNLTTQALARATDWCGVRSGRDYNKFEEMGLTPVKGVKVAAPYIEESPMSIECSVRDIVRLGSHDMFIADVMGVLADERYIDPATGKFDLEQAGLIAYVHGQYYTLGKALGHFGWSVKKKK, from the coding sequence ATGAAACAAAACTGGAGACCGGGCACCATGATCTATCCGCTGCCAGCCCTGCTGGTCACGTGCGGTGCCGTGCCCGAGGAATACAACGTGCTCACTGCAGCCTGGACGGGGACGATATGCTCCGACCCGGCCATGTGCTACGTGTCGGTGCGCCCCGAGCGCTACAGCCACGACATCATCGAGCGCAACATGGCCTTCACCCTCAATCTCACCACCCAGGCGCTGGCGCGGGCCACCGACTGGTGCGGGGTGCGCAGCGGGCGCGACTACAACAAGTTTGAGGAAATGGGCCTCACCCCTGTCAAGGGAGTGAAGGTGGCAGCCCCCTACATCGAGGAGTCGCCCATGAGCATCGAGTGCAGTGTGCGCGACATTGTGCGCCTGGGCAGCCACGACATGTTTATAGCCGATGTGATGGGCGTGCTGGCCGACGAGCGCTACATCGACCCGGCCACGGGCAAGTTTGACCTCGAGCAGGCCGGGCTCATCGCCTATGTGCACGGGCAGTACTACACGCTGGGCAAGGCCCTGGGCCACTTTGGCTGGAGCGTGAAGAAGAAGAAGTGA
- the glyA gene encoding serine hydroxymethyltransferase, giving the protein MFKDTEIFNIIEKEHNRQLHGMELIASENFVSDEVMRAMGSCLTNKYAEGYPGHRYYGGCQCVDESENIARDRVKKLFDAEYANVQPHSGAQANMAVFMACLKPGDKFMGLNLAMGGHLSHGSPVNFSGIMFNDCEYDVDKETGLVDYDMMEEVALREKPKLIIGGASAYSREWDYERMRKIADEVGAIFMVDMAHPAGLIAAGLLKNPLKYAHIVTSTTHKTLRGPRGGIILMGKDFDNPWGKTTKKGVIRKMSSLLDSAVFPGVQGGPLEHVIAAKAVAFGEALQPEFKQYALQVKKNAAVMAQAFVDKGYKICTGGTENHCMLIDLRTKFPELTGKVAENALVAADITVNKNMVPYDDRSAFQTSGLRVGTPAITTRGAKEELMPVIVDLIDTVLHDPENETVIKTVREKVNSIMKDYPIFAW; this is encoded by the coding sequence ATGTTTAAAGATACTGAGATTTTCAACATCATCGAGAAAGAACACAATCGCCAGCTGCACGGCATGGAGCTGATTGCAAGTGAAAACTTTGTGAGCGACGAGGTGATGCGCGCCATGGGCAGTTGCCTCACCAACAAGTATGCCGAGGGTTATCCTGGCCACCGCTACTATGGCGGCTGCCAGTGTGTGGACGAGAGCGAGAACATCGCCCGCGACCGCGTGAAGAAGCTCTTCGACGCCGAGTATGCCAACGTGCAGCCTCACAGCGGCGCACAGGCCAACATGGCCGTGTTTATGGCCTGCTTGAAGCCTGGCGACAAGTTCATGGGTCTGAACCTTGCCATGGGAGGCCATCTCTCGCACGGAAGCCCAGTCAACTTCTCGGGCATCATGTTTAACGACTGCGAGTATGACGTCGACAAGGAGACCGGGCTGGTCGACTACGACATGATGGAAGAAGTGGCTCTGCGCGAGAAGCCCAAGTTGATCATAGGCGGCGCCAGCGCCTACAGCCGCGAGTGGGACTATGAGCGCATGCGCAAGATTGCCGACGAGGTGGGCGCCATCTTCATGGTCGACATGGCACACCCGGCTGGCCTCATTGCAGCCGGCCTGCTCAAGAACCCATTGAAATATGCCCACATTGTGACCTCGACCACCCACAAGACCCTGCGCGGCCCGCGCGGCGGCATCATCTTGATGGGCAAGGACTTCGACAACCCGTGGGGCAAGACCACCAAGAAGGGCGTGATACGCAAGATGTCGTCGCTCCTCGACTCGGCAGTGTTCCCCGGCGTGCAAGGCGGCCCGCTCGAGCATGTGATCGCAGCCAAGGCAGTGGCCTTCGGCGAGGCGCTGCAGCCCGAATTCAAGCAATATGCCCTGCAGGTGAAGAAGAATGCCGCCGTCATGGCACAGGCATTTGTCGACAAGGGTTACAAGATATGCACCGGCGGCACCGAGAACCACTGCATGCTCATCGACCTGCGCACCAAGTTTCCCGAGCTCACCGGCAAGGTGGCCGAGAACGCGCTCGTGGCTGCCGACATCACGGTGAACAAGAACATGGTGCCCTATGACGACCGCAGCGCCTTCCAGACCAGCGGTCTGCGTGTGGGCACGCCTGCCATCACCACCCGCGGCGCCAAAGAGGAGCTGATGCCCGTGATTGTAGATCTCATCGACACTGTGCTGCACGATCCCGAAAACGAGACAGTGATCAAGACCGTGCGCGAGAAGGTGAACAGCATCATGAAGGACTACCCCATCTTTGCATGGTAA
- a CDS encoding YaaA family protein, producing MQILLANAKIMFPAEKVTAKAWSQPRFQAVASVLAREMAQLDVEELARQLDCSPRIAAENKLRYANFDFARPVPAVMAYNGQAYKHLRAASLGHEALVYGQEHLWITCFLYGLLRPMDAIVPYRMEHCVRLEATGDKPVSQFWRDRLTGVLIDSVKADDGILVHLSTAEYEHLFDWNRVKREVKVIQPMFCVSKLGNLKVQAVWAKSCRGAMTRFILEQRPALPAALCAFEHEGFVFDPGLGGETHPYFVREDA from the coding sequence ATGCAGATACTTCTGGCCAATGCCAAGATTATGTTTCCCGCCGAGAAGGTGACGGCCAAGGCCTGGTCGCAGCCTCGCTTCCAGGCCGTGGCCAGTGTGCTGGCCCGTGAAATGGCCCAGCTCGATGTGGAGGAGCTGGCTCGCCAGCTGGATTGCAGCCCAAGGATTGCGGCCGAAAACAAGTTGCGCTACGCCAACTTTGACTTTGCCCGCCCTGTGCCGGCCGTCATGGCCTACAACGGACAGGCCTACAAGCACCTGCGGGCTGCCTCGCTCGGCCACGAGGCACTGGTCTACGGGCAGGAGCACTTGTGGATCACCTGTTTTCTTTACGGGTTGCTGCGTCCCATGGACGCGATCGTGCCCTATCGCATGGAGCACTGCGTGAGGCTTGAGGCCACTGGCGACAAGCCAGTGAGCCAGTTCTGGCGCGACCGGCTCACCGGTGTGCTCATCGACAGCGTGAAGGCCGACGACGGCATCCTTGTGCACCTCTCCACGGCCGAGTATGAGCACCTGTTCGACTGGAACCGGGTGAAGCGCGAGGTGAAGGTGATACAGCCCATGTTCTGTGTGAGCAAGCTGGGCAATCTCAAGGTGCAGGCCGTGTGGGCCAAGTCGTGCCGCGGAGCCATGACGCGGTTCATTCTCGAGCAGCGGCCCGCGTTGCCTGCCGCGTTGTGTGCCTTTGAGCACGAGGGCTTTGTCTTCGATCCCGGCCTGGGCGGCGAGACGCATCCCTATTTTGTGAGAGAGGATGCCTGA
- a CDS encoding dipeptidase: MKKFFLTMAAMAAVMQALACTSIIVAKGASTDGSVMCTYNCDSFGAFHPLYHFKAGRHTKGEMRKVYDRDMRTYWGEIPEAEETYNVIGNINQWQVSISETTFGGREQCVDSTGILDYGSLMDIALQRSKTAREAIKVMTTLVDTYGYNSEGESFTVCDPNEAWILEMLGCGRGSKKTVWAAVRIPDNAISAHANKSRIEKIDMKDKRNWMYSKNVISFARKMGWYSGKDADFSFCDAYCPASFDNTRYCEARVWAFFNKYASGMERYLPYASGTDLKAERMPLWIVPNRKLSVADVEAVLRDHYDGTPLDMNRDLGQGIYETPYRPTPLSFKYQGKEYFNERPISTQQTAFSWITQSRSFLPDEVGGVIWFANDDGNMAAYTPVYCCNTDVPECFKEKNGVSAVNFSIDNAYWVCNWVANMVYPRYSMLFPELKAVRDSLESGFFAAQPVVEKQALEAGSPAQAVELLTRYSCDQGAHMLQAWRDLAFKLIVKYNDGIVREEHGGHYEMNESGFRPKFTRPGYPEAVKKELVESTGDRYLVPAKP, encoded by the coding sequence ATGAAAAAATTCTTTCTCACCATGGCTGCCATGGCGGCCGTGATGCAGGCACTGGCCTGCACAAGCATCATCGTGGCCAAGGGCGCCAGCACCGACGGCAGCGTGATGTGCACCTACAACTGCGACTCTTTCGGCGCCTTTCACCCGCTCTATCACTTCAAGGCCGGGCGCCACACCAAGGGCGAGATGCGCAAGGTCTATGACCGCGACATGCGCACCTACTGGGGCGAGATCCCCGAGGCCGAGGAAACCTACAACGTGATAGGCAACATCAACCAGTGGCAGGTGTCGATAAGCGAGACCACCTTTGGCGGCCGCGAGCAGTGTGTCGACTCTACGGGCATTCTCGACTACGGCAGTCTCATGGACATCGCCCTGCAGCGCAGCAAGACCGCCCGCGAGGCCATCAAGGTGATGACCACCCTTGTCGACACCTATGGCTACAACAGCGAGGGCGAGTCGTTCACCGTGTGCGACCCCAACGAGGCCTGGATTCTCGAGATGCTGGGCTGCGGCCGTGGCAGCAAGAAGACAGTGTGGGCCGCAGTGCGCATTCCCGACAATGCCATCAGCGCCCATGCCAACAAGAGCCGCATCGAGAAAATCGACATGAAGGACAAGCGCAACTGGATGTACTCCAAAAATGTAATCTCCTTTGCCCGCAAAATGGGCTGGTACAGCGGCAAGGATGCCGACTTCAGCTTCTGCGATGCCTATTGCCCGGCCAGCTTCGACAACACTCGCTATTGCGAGGCCCGCGTGTGGGCTTTCTTCAACAAGTATGCCTCGGGCATGGAGCGCTACCTGCCCTATGCCTCGGGCACCGACCTCAAGGCCGAGCGCATGCCCTTGTGGATTGTGCCCAACCGCAAGCTCAGCGTGGCCGATGTTGAGGCCGTGTTGCGCGACCACTACGACGGCACACCGCTCGACATGAACCGCGACTTGGGGCAGGGCATCTATGAGACGCCCTACAGGCCCACCCCCTTGAGTTTTAAGTACCAAGGCAAGGAATACTTCAACGAGCGCCCCATCTCTACACAGCAGACGGCCTTCAGCTGGATCACCCAGTCGCGTTCTTTCCTGCCCGACGAGGTGGGCGGCGTCATCTGGTTTGCCAACGACGACGGCAACATGGCAGCCTACACCCCCGTGTACTGCTGCAACACCGATGTGCCCGAGTGTTTCAAGGAGAAGAATGGCGTGAGTGCCGTCAACTTCTCGATCGACAATGCCTACTGGGTGTGCAACTGGGTGGCCAACATGGTGTATCCGCGCTACAGCATGCTCTTTCCCGAGCTCAAGGCCGTGCGCGACTCGCTCGAGAGCGGCTTCTTTGCCGCACAGCCTGTTGTCGAGAAGCAGGCTCTGGAAGCCGGCAGCCCGGCCCAAGCTGTAGAGCTGCTCACGCGCTACAGCTGCGACCAGGGTGCCCACATGCTCCAGGCTTGGCGCGACCTGGCTTTCAAGCTCATTGTGAAGTACAACGATGGCATCGTGCGCGAGGAGCATGGTGGCCACTACGAGATGAACGAGAGTGGCTTCCGCCCCAAGTTCACCCGTCCGGGCTATCCCGAGGCTGTGAAAAAAGAGCTGGTGGAGTCGACCGGCGACCGCTATCTCGTGCCCGCCAAGCCCTGA
- a CDS encoding FAD:protein FMN transferase yields the protein MNDKIISSRRYWAVIAAVVVGVAVLVFYRPQVKHYMSDQGVVWTTDYHVTYEASHNMSDSIQRVFDLIDNSASVFNPRSLVSRINQNKTDRLDSCLMRMYRTALAVNKATGGAYDPTVMPLVNAWGFGYKRGQLPDKKMIDSLLHIVGIGKTRIEAGRLVKSDPRIQFDFSSIAKGLACDEVGRALERGGAASYMVEIGGEIACKGHNAQGEKWHVSIDMPIEDNARVEHQPALVIALDGGGVATSGNYRKYKEVAGKKVSHIVNPITGYSSESDLLSVTIVAPDCMTADAWATACMVMGTARTRQLMEGNRHLGVMTISADAQGNYVVWSNKRFASLVTSQQ from the coding sequence ATGAACGACAAGATCATCTCTTCGCGCCGCTACTGGGCTGTGATAGCAGCTGTGGTGGTGGGAGTTGCCGTGTTAGTTTTCTATCGCCCGCAAGTGAAGCACTACATGAGCGACCAGGGCGTGGTGTGGACTACCGACTACCATGTGACCTACGAGGCCTCGCACAACATGAGCGACTCGATACAGCGCGTGTTTGACCTCATCGACAACAGCGCCTCGGTGTTCAATCCCCGCTCGCTGGTGTCGCGCATCAACCAGAACAAGACCGACCGGCTCGACAGCTGCCTGATGCGCATGTACCGCACTGCACTGGCGGTGAACAAGGCCACCGGTGGCGCCTACGACCCCACGGTGATGCCCCTGGTCAATGCCTGGGGCTTCGGCTACAAGAGGGGGCAGCTCCCCGACAAGAAGATGATCGACAGCCTGCTCCACATCGTGGGCATAGGCAAGACGCGCATCGAGGCTGGCAGGCTGGTCAAGAGCGACCCTCGCATCCAGTTTGACTTCAGCTCTATCGCCAAGGGCCTGGCCTGCGACGAGGTGGGGCGTGCCCTTGAGCGTGGCGGCGCTGCCAGCTACATGGTCGAGATAGGCGGCGAGATCGCCTGCAAGGGGCACAATGCCCAGGGCGAGAAGTGGCACGTGTCGATCGACATGCCCATCGAGGACAATGCACGTGTCGAGCACCAGCCGGCACTGGTCATTGCTCTCGACGGCGGCGGTGTGGCCACAAGCGGCAACTACCGCAAGTACAAGGAAGTGGCCGGCAAGAAGGTGTCGCACATCGTGAATCCCATCACAGGCTACAGCAGCGAGAGCGACCTGCTCAGCGTCACCATCGTGGCCCCCGACTGCATGACGGCCGATGCCTGGGCCACAGCCTGCATGGTGATGGGCACTGCCCGAACTCGCCAGCTCATGGAGGGCAATCGCCACCTGGGCGTGATGACCATCAGTGCCGATGCCCAGGGCAACTATGTGGTGTGGAGCAACAAGCGCTTTGCCAGCTTGGTAACCAGTCAACAATGA
- a CDS encoding porin family protein yields MIKKTLSYMVVLAVALLATATPAAGQLRFGVKAGMGINDMKFNKDVLDNKNYLGWTAGVTAELQVPVIGLAFDGAVQYTHRTSELYTDDPNGTSYKRNYIEVPIHAKYKLGLPVLEKVAVPFLFVGPNFAFLTNSNDKGNSFKDKDMALSLDLGAGVELVHKLQVSVTYSAGMTKAFEYVGVDRDKYPKVTGKDKCWTIAAAYFF; encoded by the coding sequence ATGATTAAAAAGACATTAAGCTACATGGTAGTGCTGGCCGTCGCTCTACTGGCCACAGCCACGCCCGCTGCGGGCCAGTTGCGCTTTGGCGTGAAAGCCGGCATGGGCATCAACGACATGAAATTTAACAAGGATGTGCTCGACAACAAGAACTATCTGGGCTGGACTGCCGGCGTGACCGCCGAGCTGCAGGTGCCTGTGATAGGCCTTGCCTTTGACGGCGCTGTGCAATACACGCACCGCACCAGCGAGCTCTACACCGACGACCCCAACGGCACCAGCTACAAGCGCAACTACATCGAGGTGCCCATTCATGCCAAGTACAAGCTGGGCTTGCCAGTGCTCGAGAAGGTGGCAGTGCCTTTCCTGTTTGTGGGCCCCAACTTTGCCTTCCTCACCAATTCCAACGACAAGGGCAACTCGTTTAAAGACAAAGACATGGCGCTCTCGCTCGACCTGGGTGCCGGTGTGGAGCTGGTGCACAAGCTGCAAGTATCGGTCACCTACAGCGCCGGCATGACCAAGGCCTTTGAATATGTGGGCGTCGACCGCGACAAGTATCCCAAGGTGACAGGCAAGGACAAGTGCTGGACCATTGCAGCTGCCTATTTCTTTTAG
- a CDS encoding outer membrane beta-barrel protein: MTKTGIALLLSTILALGSSLAASAETRWGPTIGINYNEIHFKQGDIFKSDRMIGGQAGLTGELMVPGIGFGVDGSVLYSLRQGKLHLGDKKVWASQGAGTETCSLHYIDVPLNLKFKYHNLNGVENTIMPMVFVGPTISFLAGHNKCADQLSYQKVSASLHFGLGCELFNKVQVKAGYQFSIGSSLKTKLLDENDAKNRSWFCNVTYFLK, encoded by the coding sequence ATGACTAAAACAGGCATCGCACTCCTTCTTTCCACAATCCTGGCATTGGGCTCAAGCCTGGCCGCCAGCGCCGAGACGCGCTGGGGTCCCACCATAGGCATCAACTACAATGAGATCCACTTCAAGCAAGGCGACATCTTCAAGAGCGACCGCATGATAGGCGGCCAGGCCGGCTTGACGGGCGAGCTCATGGTGCCCGGCATAGGCTTCGGCGTCGATGGCTCGGTGCTCTACTCGCTGCGCCAGGGCAAGCTGCACCTGGGCGACAAAAAGGTGTGGGCAAGCCAGGGTGCCGGCACCGAGACGTGCTCGCTGCACTACATCGACGTGCCGCTTAACCTCAAGTTTAAGTATCACAACTTGAATGGCGTGGAAAACACCATCATGCCCATGGTGTTTGTGGGACCCACGATTTCCTTCTTGGCAGGGCACAACAAGTGTGCCGACCAGCTGAGCTACCAGAAGGTGAGCGCAAGCCTGCACTTCGGGCTGGGTTGCGAGCTCTTCAACAAGGTGCAGGTCAAGGCCGGCTACCAGTTCAGCATAGGCAGCTCACTCAAGACCAAGCTGCTCGACGAGAACGATGCCAAGAATCGCTCGTGGTTTTGCAATGTCACCTACTTTTTGAAGTAA
- a CDS encoding sugar O-acetyltransferase: protein MKTQLEIEIEKMMSGQLYDANYNDQLLPLLEATSEKCWEYNHLLRPSQVAEREALLRGLLGKTGKRFKINQPFYCDYGFNIEIGEDFFANFNLVILDEAKVKIGDHVYIAPNCGLYTAGHPLDVDRRNAGMEYSLPITVGNNVWMGAGVHVMPGVTIGDNTVIGAGSIVVHDIPAGVLAVGNPCRPMRKIH from the coding sequence ATGAAGACACAACTTGAAATTGAAATCGAGAAAATGATGTCGGGGCAGCTCTACGACGCCAACTACAACGACCAGCTGCTGCCCTTGCTCGAGGCCACGAGCGAGAAGTGCTGGGAATACAACCACCTGCTGCGTCCCAGCCAGGTTGCCGAGCGCGAGGCGTTGCTGCGCGGCTTGCTGGGCAAGACGGGCAAGCGCTTCAAAATCAACCAGCCGTTTTACTGCGACTACGGGTTCAACATCGAGATAGGCGAGGATTTCTTTGCCAACTTCAATCTTGTGATTCTCGACGAGGCCAAGGTGAAAATAGGCGACCACGTGTATATTGCGCCCAACTGCGGCCTCTACACAGCAGGGCACCCGCTCGACGTGGATCGGCGCAATGCCGGAATGGAATACTCACTGCCCATCACCGTGGGCAACAACGTGTGGATGGGAGCCGGCGTGCACGTGATGCCGGGTGTGACGATAGGCGACAACACAGTGATAGGAGCAGGCAGTATCGTGGTGCACGACATCCCGGCTGGCGTGCTTGCCGTGGGCAATCCCTGCCGGCCAATGCGCAAGATTCATTAA